In Penaeus chinensis breed Huanghai No. 1 chromosome 2, ASM1920278v2, whole genome shotgun sequence, the following proteins share a genomic window:
- the LOC125032945 gene encoding cuticle protein 18.6-like, with translation MRLILLVGALAAVASAAPRPDSPPVYGAPPPTYKQPGMPFEFAYAVQDDYSGNNYAHAQTSDGHVTSGSYSVALPDGRTEIVEFTADHDNGYVANVAYEGEASYPAPAPSYHPAPSYPAPAPSYPAPPPPPTYA, from the exons ATGAGA CTGATCCTCCTAGTGGGCGCCCTCGCGGCTGTGGCCTCCGCCGCCCCCCGTCCCGACTCTCCTCCCGTCTACGGCGCTCCTCCTCCGACCTACAAGCAGCCAGGAATGCCCTTCGAGTTCGCCTACGCCGTGCAGGATGACTACTCAGGCAACAACTACGCCCACGCCCAGACCAGCGACGGTCACGTCACCTCCGGATCGTACAGCGTGGCTCTTCCCGACGGCCGAACCGAGATCGTGGAATTCACCGCCGATCACGACAACGGCTACGTCGCCAACGTCGCTTACGAGGGGGAGGCCTCCTAccccgcccctgccccctcctaCCACCCCGCACCCTCTTACCCCGCCCCCGCTCCCTCCTACCCtgctccaccaccccctcccacctacgCCTAA
- the LOC125032936 gene encoding cuticle protein 18.6-like: MSAKLVLLVALAAVASAVPRPDSLPVYGAPPPTYKQPGMPFEFAYAVQDDYSGNNYAHQETSDGQVTSGSYRVALPDGRTEIVEFTADHDNGYVANVAYEGEASYPAPAPSYPAPAPSYPAPPPPPTYA; the protein is encoded by the exons ATGTCTGCTAAG CTCGTTCTCCTTGTCGCCCTCGCGGCTGTGGCCTCCGCCGTCCCCCGTCCCGACTCTCTTCCCGTCTACGGCGCTCCTCCTCCGACCTACAAGCAGCCAGGAATGCCCTTCGAGTTCGCCTACGCCGTCCAGGATGACTACTCAGGCAACAACTACGCCCACCAGGAGACCAGCGACGGCCAAGTCACCTCCGGATCGTACCGCGTGGCTCTTCCCGACGGCCGAACCGAGATCGTGGAATTCACCGCCGATCACGACAACGGCTACGTCGCCAACGTTGCCTACGAGGGAGAGGCCTCCTAccccgcccctgccccctcctaccccgcccccgctccctcctaccctgctcccccacccccacccacctacgCCTAA
- the LOC125035851 gene encoding cuticle protein 18.6-like, with product MRLILLVGALAAVASAAPRPDSPPVYGAPPPTYKQPGMPFEFAYAVQDDYSGNNYAHAQTSDGQVTSGSYRVALPDGRTEIVEFTADHDNGYVANVAYEGEASYPAPAPSYHPAPSYPAPAPSYPAPPPPPTYA from the exons ATGAGA CTGATCCTCCTAGTGGGCGCCCTCGCGGCTGTGGCCTCCGCCGCCCCCCGTCCCGACTCTCCTCCCGTCTACGGCGCTCCTCCTCCTACCTACAAGCAGCCAGGAATGCCCTTCGAGTTCGCCTACGCCGTCCAGGATGACTACTCAGGCAACAACTACGCCCACGCCCAGACCAGCGACGGCCAAGTCACCTCCGGATCGTACCGCGTGGCTCTTCCCGACGGCCGAACCGAGATCGTGGAATTCACCGCCGATCACGACAACGGCTACGTCGCCAACGTCGCCTACGAGGGGGAGGCCTCCTAccccgcccctgccccctcctaccaccctgccccctcctaccccgcccccgctccctcctaccctgctccaccacccccacccacctacgCCTAA
- the LOC125029483 gene encoding LOW QUALITY PROTEIN: cuticle protein 18.6-like (The sequence of the model RefSeq protein was modified relative to this genomic sequence to represent the inferred CDS: deleted 2 bases in 1 codon) produces the protein MPFEFAYAVQDDYSGNNYAHQQTSDGQVTSGSYSVALPDGRTEIVEFTADHDNGYVANVAYEGEASYPAPAPSYHPAPSYPAPAPSYPAPPPPPTYA, from the exons ATGCCCTTCGAGTTCGCTTACGCCGTCCAGGATGACTACTCAGGCAACAACTACGCCCACCAG CAGACCAGCGACGGCCAAGTCACCTCCGGATCGTACAGCGTGGCTCTTCCCGACGGCCGAACCGAGATCGTGGAATTCACCGCCGATCACGACAACGGCTACGTCGCCAACGTCGCCTACGAGGGAGAGGCCTCCTAccccgcccctgccccctcctaccaccccgccccctcctaccccgcccccgctccctcctaccctgctccaccacccccacccacctacgCCTAA
- the LOC125036751 gene encoding cuticle protein 19-like, translating to MSLILLVGVLAAVASAAPRPDSPPVYGAHPTYKQPGMPFDFSYAVKDPYSGNDYAHAQTSDGHVTSGSYSVALPDGRTEIVEFTADHDNGYVANVAYEGETSYPAPAPSYHPAPSYPPPPPHLHQ from the exons ATGAGC CTGATCCTCCTAGTGGGCGTCCTCGCGGCTGTGGCCTCCGCCGCCCCCCGTCCCGACTCTCCTCCCGTCTACGGCGCTCATCCGACCTACAAGCAGCCAGGAATGCCATTCGATTTCAGCTACGCCGTCAAGGACCCCTACTCAGGCAACGACTACGCCCACGCCCAGACCAGCGACGGTCACGTCACCTCCGGATCGTACAGCGTGGCTCTTCCCGACGGCCGAACCGAGATCGTGGAATTCACCGCCGATCACGACAACGGCTACGTCGCCAACGTCGCCTACGAGGGGGAGACCTCCTAccccgcccctgccccctcctaccaccccgctccctcatacccacctcccccaccccacctacaTCAATAA